The genomic window TTCTGTTCTGAGGCTTTAGTTTGACCAGCTCATATCCTTCAGcccaaagaaaatttattttaatgtaaaatttcCAGCTGCTACTCTTGGCAAAGATAAATTCATGCTATTAAGTAAGATCAAAAGCAAAGTGTTTAAAGCCTTTTGCTGCCTTAAGATTGTTGACATTTTTGAGTTCATTGCCCCTGCCATTTTGCATTAAGTTCATAACCATTAGCTGAAAAGAGAAACTTAAAACCAAATTGTATGAAAATATTAGGTATTAACATTAATATTCTCCCTATCTCAgtaactttttttgtttcaaatactTAATTGCATACTGCAGTTGAAGATGCATTTATCCTCAGTTTCACATTTCTGGATCCATTATGACCTCAAAACATCTGCAAAGGGCTGGCGCTAAAAAGGCACACTACAGGACTCTTGTGGaactggggaaaaggaaagttttCCTGGTTGttcataaatatatatgcaaatGCTCTGAATGCATTTCCTGTAGCAAACCACTCCAAGAGCAAACTTCAGTGGTACTTCTGCAATACTTGCTCTTAGTATGACACAGAACTCTAGTCCCAGCCATTTTCCACTCTCTTGGTCTTGCTTTAATATCACCTAGTGGAAAAGTTagatttccacaggaaaaaaaaaaccaaaaaaacaaaaaaaacccaaaaactaacaacccaaaaaaaccaaaaacaaaaacaaaaaaaaaaagaaaaccaaaacaaaaaaaaaaaccaaaaaccacaaaaacaaaaacaaacaaaaaaaaataaaacaaaacaaaaaaaacccccaaccaaccaaacaaaaaaacccacctaaaCATGCAGAGGACAAGGATTTTGCTGTGGGATATCTTCTGATTAATCAGTCTTACCTGTTGAGATTGTTGCCTGCACTAATACTTGCATAATGCTGGCTATCTTCAGAATCTGGGACTCTGGAGTAAAGAAGCAAGAGATTTTGGGGGATGGATATGGTAATGCTAGGAGGTAAGGCCATAACAAGGTCACTCAAGCAGATCCTTTCTTTAACTGTTTTTGAAATAATGTGTTGTGTTCCTCTGATTTTTATTGTTCTCTGTGGTGTGCTGCTTTTCAGgcactttgaaaaatatttttatcttttgtttctctCAGGGACTCTTTCTCCCCCTGGGTACTTTACTATATTATTCATCCCCAACTTGTCCTGAAGAGGTTTTCTTCCTCTGTAGCTTGTCCACCcccttttattcttctttcctttctactTACAGCAACTGAAGAACTATATGTTCTTCCCATAAAGAATGAAATTCTTTGAAAGACAAAATTGAGGCAACTGTCAGTTCCCTGGCCTTAGCCGTGGCTACCAACCTGTCTTGCATGTACAGCTGTAATGCTTAACTTGTAGTCTTACAGTACATGAATATCTGGAAAGTGTGATAGATTTTCTGTCTCACTGGTCTGTAACAAAACCAGGAACAGTTTGCCCAGAGAGGCAATAATGCCCATTCCTAGAAaaattcaaggtcaggttgaacAGTGCTCTGACCAACCTGACCTAATTGAAGATCTACCTGCTTGTTACGGAGACTCGGACTAAATGATCTTCTCCAATCCAAACCTTCCAACGCAGAAAGAAAAACTCCCTCCAAAGTAAATATTACAAGTTCAAATCTGAGTGAACCCTCATGAAATTTTTCTTGCCATTTGGAATTATAGATGACAGTGGCCTGGATGCAAATTTGCCTCAGTGATTTTGTGGGAGGAAGGATACATGTAACAGAAGAATGAGTCCAAGCCTGTCCTTTTTCTGGTGTTCGTTGTGTAATTATGAAGCCACTTGTGTCAGAAACAGGGTATGAGGTTCCTTTTTCAGTTTCCACAGTCTTGAGTAAGCTGTGACAGAAGCAATTGCTCTGAGATTTGGTTCAGAGGAATCAGAGATGATTTTTCCTCCTGCAATTGATAGTTCCCTATGAGAAGATGTAAGCATAACCAGAGCCCTCTGTTTGGCAGCTAGGTGGTGTATTTTATTGTGCCCTTATCCTGAATCATGGGCACCTTGTATCATATAAGCAAATACAAggcatttgttttaaatacaaaatttattCATGAATTCACTTGTAAAACAGCAGTTATTTTTACCCCCGCATAAAACAAATAACTTGAAAGGCGTACAATACAAAAGTAATCAGTTGCAACAAATAATCTGCAAATTTCAAACGAAAGCTAAGCTAATGGGTTTTCCAAGTCAGTTAATGtctcaaaaccaaaaatgagAGCTTTCTTCTGAAACTCCTTATGAAGCACAAGTCAAGATTGGTAACACCATGATGCTTCATTTATCTTGCAGTGTAAGAAACTTCTATTGCCAGAGATGGTGACTTCTACTAGACAAGCCTgagcatttctgtttctctggagATTTATTCTAATTTGAAATACTTAGCACTTTTACATATCCCCTCCAACTCCACTCTAAGTCACAAATGATCAATGTTTTTCCTCTGCAATTTCACCTTAAATAGTGGTACTATTAGGAATCACTGACACAAATCTTCTTCcacttttccctgctctgcagatgAAGGATTTTACTGGCTGCCTGTCTCTCATGTTTTGACAGGTGTTGCTCTTCCTGAGATCCTCTGGAAATCTGTGTCCTCCTGGCAACTGATTTCTTGCATGAATATATGAGAATTTAACCCGCTTCTGGGATTTGGGTCTTGGCcagctgtttgctgctgctccagagatAATGTGTATGGTGGTGGCTGTTCCTGCTCATTTGTTTCACTGACAAACCCTGCACTGCTTTCACTGTATGGAAACAGAGGAATATTGATGAATTCTTGCTGTTTTAGTGTGGAGGCAAATGACAGTGGGGAGACCAGTTTTTCAGGATCTATGCTGTCTTCATAAGAGGGAGGATAGAAGTCAGgcctaaaataagaaaaaaacatatcaTGGTGAAGTGTGATTTATCTCACAGAGCTTGGTTAGATGCTTCATCTGTCATATTTCCAAAATTTAGATGAAGCTTTAACTGTAAACAGACATCTAAGTGTGTTTAAAGAatgaaatacattaatataaaatgtaGGCATAACTGGTATCATTTGCCTTGTCTTTGTACAgaatgttttattaaaacacaGAATTCTAAAAAGACAAGCCTTCCCCATGAAAATTCCCAACCATGGCATACAAACACTCATGATTGTGAGTATTTTAACAAGTGACAGAAAAGTTTAATTTGGAAGAAGAATGGGATCAGTGTTCAAAGTTATTTATTATTGCAATAACCATTGTTTTCCACAGTTTTATAATAAATTTGGTATGTTGCTGCTTATCTAACCAAAATTTACTGAATATTGCTTTTATAGTGCCTTTAGAGCACCCATTGTCAGTGTTTCTAGTATGGTTTCCACAACAGtccaggaaaagaaacttttatTCAGTGACCATCTTACAGAGTTTTGCCAGGCCTACTGCAGTTTAAGAGACTCTCTCTTTCAAAGCATCATACTTGGTTAAGAACAAAATCATAGGgtcacagaatgttttgggaagggaccttaatgaTCATTCAGTTCCTGCAatgggcagggccaccttccactagaccaggttgtccATCCAACcttgccttgaacacttccagggatggggcagccacaatttctctgggcaacctgctccagtgcctcaccaccctcacagtgaagcattttttccctaatatctaaTATAAACATAACCTTTCTCCATTTGAAACCATCCCCCTTGTCCTGTAACTCCATGTTCTTTTTTGAAGTCCCTGTCCATCTTTCCTATAAGTTCCCTTCATGAACATAGGGTGCTGTAGACTCACTGGAACCTTCTCGGGGGCTGAATaactccagctctctcagcctgtcatCACAGGAGAAGAGTTCCATTCCcctgatcatcttcatggcgCTCTTCTGGACCCACTGTAGCAGGTCCATGCCCTTTCTGTGCCAAGGACACCAGATCTGGATCAAATTCTCCAGGTGGGGACTCACAAAGACACAGCCAAAgagcagaatcccctccctcaacCTGTTAGTCACACTTCTTTAGATGTAGCCCAGGACACATTCGGCTTTCTGGGGTGCAAGTGCACATTGCTTGGTCACATTGACCTACTTCATCAACCCCCCACTAGGTTCTTCTCTCCAGGCCTGCTCTCAAACCATTCTCTATTGCTTGTGCTTCGATTTGCACCAACCCAGATGCAGAACCTTGTACTTAGCCTGGTTGAATTTTGTGAGGTTTTTAAATCAGGGGGACAATTAGACAATAAAATGTAAGCAGGAGCCATAAGAATGAGCGGAGGCCCCCTGCATACCTCAACTTTGGTGACCTACATGAGCATCTACCCCACAGCAGCATCTTAAATTGTCTGCTGAGATGGAACTCAGTATGCTCCTGCATGAAGTTGGAATAACTGCACCTGCTGCCTCCATGCATGGCTTTGGCAGCTTTGGAAAATCTGAAACTTTCTCTGTTTCACGTAGTATATCTTACCTTAGGTATTGTTTGCATGACTGGCTGTTTGCACATTGTTGCTTGCTCTAGCAAATAAAATTTGAGACTACAGTTCTctccacagaaaaataataaaatggctATAGGATTTGCATTTTGTAAAAACCTTGtattgcttctttcttttcaaggtatgtttaaaaaatagcatccctccctcccaaTTCATCTGCAACACATACCTGTCTATGGTGCAGACATGTGGTTCTCTGTGGCTGGGATTTCGAATGAAGATGCCAAGGGCCCTGTATTTCAGGACTTCATGGAAAGTGCTCCAGAAAATGCCAGTAACAAGGAGGCAGAGCCCCAAAGCTAACAGGCAATAAAATACTAGCTTGTTGTTTCCACATCTGCACATGGAGGAATTTGTGGACATGCAAAGTACTCCCAGGCAAACAGTAGAGAAACTGAGTAAAAGCATAAGAAGACGAATGAATGTAAAAAGACCTTTTGGCATCTTTTGAAGAAGACACAGCACTTTGTTCCTgtctgctgtttgtttgctggCTCTCTCTGCTGTACTTCTATTCATGTATGGGTACTTTATATGCTACAGGACCAACTGCGCTGTTGACAATTAAGAGAAGCAAGCAGTTTTAACCTACTCATTAACTCTTTGGAGACTTATAAACTCTTTTGAGATTAATTTGTAACCTTTTACCTACTTTAGGAAGGAAGCTTCCTGAACCATCCCTTTGCCACTGTAATCTCTGGAGTGTAAACTTGGACTGCTCCCTCCATTGCATGATTTGCAGTGGTTTCTACACTTCATTGCTTATAAGTGAGACCGGTATTTGTTAAATTTGACttgactttaaaagaaaaaacaaccaacaaccAACAAAGATTCTGTTCATAAATGCCCATTAAAAGTTTGAAGGGAAAATATGCTTCATATAAATGCAGACATTGACATGGGAGGGAAATAGGCATAGGTAAAAACTGCTGTTCTCTGATGGAGGATGTCATCTCACCTTTTGTCTCTTGATAAGATAAGGTAGCACTAAAGAATATTAATGTCTGGCAGGTGTCAATCTAGGCTCAACAAAGGATTTACTTCTCTAAGCACTACATGTTGCCATCCAGTACCTTGGTCCCAAGAGCCTAGGAAGCTGACATGAAGCACTTGCATGACCTATGTAGTCCATAAAGGAGTCCAGCACCTCAGACTGGGACACAAGGCAGCCTTGAGGGATGTCTATGAGCTcccagaagaagcagcagaaggcaATATATTTCTTACTGAGCAGTTTCCTAGACGTGGAGTTACCCCAAATATATGCTGGGTTCTGACGAGCACTCTCAGTTTTCTCTTCCGCTGCCTAACTTCTGTGGTTATTATTGGATGGGTATTACAACAGCCAGCTCACACCTCCCTATACTGGCTTGTAAGGTTCAAGTtgcaaaaacagcaaaaaattcaACTGCAAAAGCAGCTGGTGACACAACAAGCAGATTGCTACCCTGAAAAGACCTGCTTCAGTGGAAAAGACATAAAGTGGAACAGATTCCCACTAATGTGAGTTGCCATTCAGCATATAGGCAAGAGCATGCTTCTCAGGGATGAGGTGGGGCGTTGGTCAGGGAAAACTGTTATTTTAGGCACTGGCTTCACCAAATTCAGGTCTTTGAAAGAGATGGCCCGGTTATGACAGAGAAATCAATAACCAGGAGGGTAAAGCCACGTGTTGAGGGTAGGAATTCGTGCAGGGAAGATGTGAATGGAGCTGAGAACATGAAAGGCAGGTGGAGCACAGTGAAATGGTAGAGTCAGTGCTGCTGAATGCCCACTCAACAGCAACAGCTACTCTTTCAGAAATGTAACTGCAAAAGTGTAGTGTGACcgaaacacattaaaataaactgtttcAAAAGTCAAGTAATTTACATCTGTCTTGCCTAATATGAAGTCCACCAGTTCatcttccttctgctgcaggaCTGTTTACCAGGACACCTTTGCTTCATGCTCTGTTGTTTCAAATATTAAGGAATGCTCTTCCTTCCATTTGTTTTCCCCCAGGTTAACAGATACAGCTGAATTTAcaataatctttttttctgtataatttCTACTTTCTGCATATCTGTTAAACAtactttattttacaaaatactttttatcACTTCTGGGTTTTTTGATGTTTCAGATCTTAACTCACCTAAGTAGAAGTACTGAGTTATTAATGACTGCTACCTAAAGTTTAGTTAATTAATATAATTCACATCTGCTATAATGTTACTCCTTCTGCTACATGATGGTATTTATGAAAGAATGATGTTGATAAAAATGATTTTTACTTCTTGTTTTCTGTAGTCACTTGCCTGTTTGGTCATTTAAATTTTTACCTGGAACATTATAGCATCATATCTGTGCTGATAAAAGATTAGTTAAATATTACAGGGAAACCTGGATGGAAAATTGTATTCTCtctatgtgaaaaaaaaaattaagaattcaaATACACTCCCTTCCTCTactaggaaaagaaataaaaaagcatagTCTGAAAAAATCCTTaatgaggaaattaaaaagattaaatacatattataatTCTCAGAAGAATCAAAAGCCAGTGACTAAGTTACACCTCACTTAGAGGGAAGAACCGGATAGCAGGATAATCTTtagccaaaaaaaccctaattttcTCTGCCAGCCAGTTCCCTGACAACActaagaaatgaaagagaagcaaGCAACACCTGtcaatggcagctgctggctccagAGGATGGCGAAGGCAGAATCCACCATGGGGTGGGAGTAGGCCTCTGGAGGGGCTGCAAGGTGCTCTGACCAGAGAATAGCTagctcagcactgcccagcagctgAGGGTGGGGGTCACAGACAACGAGGGGTTAGTCCTTGCAACGCTGTGAGAGAAGACAACATACATAGGAGCCCCTTTTATAAGATATATATCTACCTCTTGTTTTGCATTTGGAGATttgcagggcttttttttttttttgtaggctGCAGAAGTTCGGTGATTTCTCCAAGAGGTCATTTTCATCTATGGCAACAGACTATGGGTATATTATCTTTGTAAACAGCATCTGTATCTCACCCAGTggataaataaaggaaaaggtaaaaaaaaatgtgacaaTAGCACCATAATGCTGCTTAATTATCAGGgttccattatttttcttcttttccatcacTTCAGATTTTCTGTAATGTTATTCTTGGCCTTTTCCAATTTCCCTAACATTTTGCAGCTTGATTGTTTTATTGGCAGTGAGTGTCTTGGACTGCATCAGACTGGATGAGCAGATTTCCTATTTCTCTTACAAAACAGGAAGAAAGCTGCTTCTAATGAGATCAGGTGGGAAAAGGGAATAACTAACATGGTGTAAAGGTTACTGAGCAGAATTGGCTGCAGACCAAGGTCAAAAGGTAGCAGTCCAGATGGAGAAAAAGCAGTTCTTAGGAAGTCTGATTGAAGATGAACTTAAGGGGTGTTCCACTGGATGATTTTACGATTGCGATTGTTTGGCAATTTGTGTTTCACTTAGAAAGGTCACTGCTTATCTTGTATCCTGTTGAAACATGTAAGGCTTCAACAAACCAGTTTCTAGAGTTACGCTGCTACTCAAAAAGAAATTTGTGATATCATACACATTTTTATGAGAGTTGAGAAACACAAACTTATTTTAAACTActaataaaatggaaaatttgataatcagaaaatttaaaaatagaccGTTTAATGCAAATACTTGGGGTGTGTTAGTGCCAGCTGCATATCACAGTACATGCATGATATAAGATAATGCCATATTAGAAGTCACATTTGCTACTAAAAAGTGATATTTTACCAGAAATTTGAAGATTATATGTTTTACTCTGgtctgaaattaattatttttaataaaattaaaactctgAATTTACAccagttttgattttttcttctgtaactcTTTAGCACCCTTAGCTGACATAATTTATTGTAAAAACTCACTCAAACAATTTTTTATGTTGTTGTCAATAATTCAGAGCAGATTTGACAATGGGTTTCTTTAGCAATTCCAGTAttccttaaaaatatgtatCTGAGGTAATGGGCTCTGCAGATGCAGTCTCTATTCTAAATCATACCTGAATTAGTGACAGTTTTGAGAGCATAGAAAAGTTTAAGAATGACTGAGAGTCGATGCAATATGAACATCAAAATCATATTTCACAGATAAGTTTCCAGTCTGAGAATGTGGTGATGCCTAGGCAAAACAAGATGCATGAACACAGCCAGGGCTACTCTTTGTGTCCGAAGGTATTGCAATTTTAGGAGGTGTGGCTCCTATTTGAGAATGAATAATTGAATTTCATAAAGGAAACTGGGTAAAATTCAttctaaaaatacttaaaaagagcagaaattaaCTAATTGGATTGAAAATAATACActgcaggattttttattgagagATTTCCCCAAACGGTTGAGAATAGTTTACTCCAGATACAGTaacagaaaacagcaataaatacttaaaataagGAGAATTAAGATACTAAGTTTTAAAATCATTGCAAAAATTTTGAGGTTTAACAAATTATATTGTAACAAacatttaaactttatttttggtgattcaaatattcttttttcccaggTATTCTTTacaaattttattgttttagttATTTAGTAAAAGAATGATATATCAGGAAGTTTGACAACAATTGTGATAACTAACAATAATTCAAAGTTTAATAGTTTAAagctttaacattttaaatagtTTAAAGTGATTATGTGAACTGGCTAGTCAGAAAAAATTACACATAAATGGAATTGTTCCCTAATGAATATGGAATTATCTGTGGTCTGTCAGGCTATTTATTGATATAGCTATCAGAATTGTACATTTTTGTAAAACTTTGAAATGAACATAATGGATTATCAAGACATCTGAGGCCTTCCcttttaatttatatatgtCAAAACCAGAATGCTATctgtgtcagaaaaaaaaatacagtagacactgctcttctttttctcttagcAAGCAGATATAGTGAAAGGCTCTGGCAATGAAAATACAGGCTTTGGCATGCTTATTTGTCTCATgttcacatattttaaaataccttgtCTGATATCCAGAAGCTTGGGAAAGCTATGAATTGCATGTGAACATCTATTGAATCAAGCATTATGCTTCTTTCTGTGGAATTAAGAGTTAAACAAGTTATCATGTGTacagtgaaattttaaaatgaaagaaaacccaaaccaaaaaagaacAACCAAGCCCACAAAACAGAAGGTTTTGGTGTCTGTTTACCTAAGCATAAGGATCAGAGCTGTGGGTAAACAAAGTGacagcctggctgagcagattagaggctgtgcagggccatcCTCTCCATTCTGTTCTGTTCCAGCTGTTTGTGGTGCCTCCAGCACAGTTTCATCTGCATGACTTCTGAATAGGAAACAATTTTACAGCACTGCTTATCAAATATGGATAACTTTGACCCCAAAGAATGAGCATCCTTTGTACATGAGACAAAGTCCCTTTTGTTTATGCATCAGTACTGGAGATGATGTGCCAGCTGAAACGTTCATTTTACAGAAAGATGTGTATTCCACCATTTCATGTGTGAGGATTTGGGCAGAATTCCAAtcataaattggaaaaaaaaaattaccagttAAATAATAGTGCTATTATATGTAATTAGCTGATTATATGGTTTAATGGCAGTGTAAAATGTCTGGGGAAAAATTTTACTTAGAGAGAAAGTGAACAAGCATTATTTTCTATTCAAAAATTAAGTGTCACTCTTCCTTTTAACTTTTACTCCTCCAACATACTTCTTTCCTCCAGAAGATGGTTGTCCTAAGGATTTTTAAATTGAGGTGTAGgactaaaatatgtttttgtatAAGGAGTCAAAGTAAGACATATAGCCTGTATAGATACTTCCAAGTAGGGCTCAGATAAGCATGAGAACATAAGATACCACCCAAATGAACAGTGCTGTTCTCCTCTAGGAAAGGCAAGGACTGCCTTGAGCACTTTTTTAAGTTTTAAGCACTGCCTTTAGTTTTATGGTATGGGAGGCACTGAAGCACAGTCCCGTTGGCACTGATGCCTATTTGCCTTTGACAGCAGGGGCAAACTCAGGTGTTTTATCTTGGCTTGAAGGTTTCAGCAGTTTTATCA from Vidua macroura isolate BioBank_ID:100142 chromosome Z, ASM2450914v1, whole genome shotgun sequence includes these protein-coding regions:
- the TMEM252 gene encoding transmembrane protein 252, with the protein product MPKGLFTFIRLLMLLLSFSTVCLGVLCMSTNSSMCRCGNNKLVFYCLLALGLCLLVTGIFWSTFHEVLKYRALGIFIRNPSHREPHVCTIDRPDFYPPSYEDSIDPEKLVSPLSFASTLKQQEFINIPLFPYSESSAGFVSETNEQEQPPPYTLSLEQQQTAGQDPNPRSGLNSHIFMQEISCQEDTDFQRISGRATPVKT